One region of Duncaniella freteri genomic DNA includes:
- a CDS encoding CvpA family protein: protein MPTIDIIILIVFAVSAVMGFRKGLITQVGSVAAIIIGIIACRMFGSQVAGMITPSGGPEVNFMSNYGASILACCIIYIVAYYCVIIVAKFLKLVTHTLLLGPLDHIAGAVVNILKWFMVMSVALNLYMVVFSGTDINKASRLGDGRLVTWIIDLAPSVWGALNNDNGNEQ from the coding sequence ATGCCGACTATCGATATAATAATCCTCATAGTGTTTGCCGTATCAGCGGTAATGGGATTCCGTAAAGGGCTCATTACCCAGGTAGGCTCTGTTGCCGCAATAATAATAGGCATCATAGCCTGCCGCATGTTCGGCTCACAGGTCGCCGGAATGATTACACCATCAGGAGGACCGGAGGTCAACTTCATGTCGAATTACGGAGCATCAATACTTGCCTGCTGCATAATATATATAGTGGCATATTATTGTGTTATAATCGTGGCAAAATTCCTCAAACTTGTGACACACACTCTGCTACTCGGACCACTCGACCATATAGCCGGTGCAGTGGTGAACATTCTGAAATGGTTCATGGTTATGAGTGTGGCACTGAACCTTTACATGGTGGTGTTCTCAGGCACTGACATCAACAAAGCGTCACGCTTGGGTGACGGTCGCCTGGTGACATGGATTATCGATCTCGCACCCTCCGTATGGGGTGCCCTAAACAATGACAATGGAAATGAACAATAA
- a CDS encoding amidohydrolase family protein produces MYIIDTHSHLWLRQDTVVNGLPIRPLPDGRADFMGEERQMLPPFMIDGKNSAEVFLSNMNYAQVSAAVVVQEFIDGNQNDYLEEVARSYPDRFFVCGFCDVRHPGFYPQVEELCSRGFKAIAVPGHRLFLPEGRVWLTSDEMMAMFKYMERNGMILSVTLADGDVQVAEMEEVIAECPDLKIAVGHFGMVTVPGWLEQIKLARHENVSVESGGITWLFNSEFYPYPSAIKAIRTAADEVGFDKLMWGSDYPRTITAITYRMSYDFVLKSAELSDEEKRLFLGENARRFYGFKELVDLPYIKNMSE; encoded by the coding sequence ATGTATATCATTGACACGCACTCTCATCTGTGGCTCAGGCAGGACACAGTGGTGAATGGGCTGCCGATACGTCCGCTCCCTGACGGACGTGCAGACTTTATGGGTGAGGAGAGGCAGATGTTGCCGCCGTTTATGATCGACGGCAAGAATAGTGCTGAAGTTTTTCTTTCCAATATGAATTATGCCCAGGTTTCGGCTGCGGTTGTGGTTCAGGAATTTATTGATGGTAATCAGAATGATTATCTTGAAGAGGTGGCTCGCAGTTACCCCGACAGATTTTTTGTATGCGGTTTCTGTGATGTGCGTCATCCTGGTTTCTATCCTCAGGTTGAGGAGCTTTGTAGCCGTGGGTTCAAGGCGATAGCTGTCCCCGGTCATCGCCTGTTTCTTCCTGAAGGCAGGGTGTGGCTCACATCGGACGAGATGATGGCAATGTTCAAATATATGGAACGTAATGGTATGATACTCTCTGTCACGCTTGCCGATGGTGATGTCCAGGTGGCGGAAATGGAGGAAGTCATAGCTGAGTGTCCCGACTTGAAGATTGCTGTAGGTCATTTCGGTATGGTCACTGTGCCCGGATGGCTTGAACAGATAAAGCTTGCGCGTCATGAAAATGTGTCGGTTGAATCGGGAGGCATCACTTGGCTTTTTAATTCTGAGTTCTATCCGTACCCGAGTGCTATAAAGGCTATCCGTACTGCTGCCGATGAGGTTGGTTTCGACAAGCTTATGTGGGGGTCGGATTATCCTCGTACCATTACGGCTATAACATACAGGATGTCATATGACTTTGTGCTGAAATCCGCAGAGCTGAGCGATGAGGAGAAGAGACTGTTCCTCGGAGAGAATGCTCGCAGATTCTATGGGTTCAAGGAGCTTGTCGATCTTCCATATATTAAGAATATGTCGGAATGA
- a CDS encoding tetratricopeptide repeat protein: MQDNNDDTRQGLYNEFESEIVKAGNPEAYFDENDLVEIFDYASDMDNYIVKMEVLLYGARHYPASEALATRRAWFYSSFGEMEAAADVNNRVSNGGFLNRLLTLRAEGASDSPDTRSRLDEIVDATSEFGDEDVIQLVDFCAENSMLDWVEENRSRIEAKCSYTPTFIYEYADRAEEISDLPTAHRLFEELTMMEPFTVDFWVRLANVQMLEGFYEDALGSADYALAIDSNYVEALRLKGRLMYRLNHQREKIAEVFRSVLDHPDANDSDAAAYAATIVELGLTDEAVRLLEETISRYPLSQIPIDLLMNIDFQRATPFILQIAERTSFTRDTLVAWAREHMANGRIDIAAELLRLFRDRFVSAPELNFLTELWYFNKMYREVIDIIEESINGLSELRMPTPGLTFPYLMSLIRIGETDKAISEARTHLKDMDTLMQMPRPNRPDSILRNDMSPSGAACLDIGYAAMLRNIINAISANPQLPADSFDPMLF; this comes from the coding sequence ATGCAAGACAACAACGACGACACCCGGCAGGGTCTTTACAACGAATTCGAGTCCGAGATAGTCAAGGCAGGCAATCCGGAGGCATACTTCGACGAGAACGACCTTGTCGAGATATTCGACTATGCATCGGATATGGACAACTACATCGTCAAGATGGAAGTCCTTCTCTACGGAGCACGCCACTATCCCGCAAGCGAAGCCCTCGCCACACGTCGGGCATGGTTCTATTCATCATTCGGTGAAATGGAGGCTGCCGCCGATGTCAACAACCGTGTGAGCAACGGAGGATTCCTCAACCGGCTTCTGACCCTTCGTGCAGAAGGAGCTTCCGACTCCCCTGACACACGCTCACGACTTGATGAAATCGTTGATGCCACATCAGAGTTTGGAGATGAGGATGTGATACAGCTCGTTGACTTTTGCGCTGAGAACAGTATGCTCGATTGGGTAGAGGAAAACCGCTCCCGAATAGAAGCGAAATGCTCATACACCCCTACCTTCATATATGAATACGCCGACCGAGCCGAAGAGATCAGCGACCTGCCTACAGCCCATCGATTGTTTGAAGAGCTGACCATGATGGAACCGTTCACTGTCGACTTCTGGGTAAGGCTCGCTAACGTACAGATGCTTGAGGGATTCTATGAGGATGCCTTGGGGTCTGCCGATTATGCACTTGCAATTGACAGCAACTACGTCGAGGCTCTACGTCTTAAGGGACGCTTGATGTACCGTCTCAACCATCAGCGCGAAAAGATAGCGGAAGTGTTCCGGTCCGTGCTTGACCATCCCGATGCCAACGATTCCGATGCTGCCGCCTACGCTGCCACCATCGTGGAACTCGGACTGACCGACGAAGCCGTCAGACTGCTTGAAGAGACCATCTCGCGCTATCCGCTTTCGCAGATCCCCATAGACCTGTTGATGAACATCGATTTCCAACGCGCCACACCGTTCATTCTTCAGATAGCCGAACGCACATCCTTCACCCGCGACACATTGGTGGCATGGGCAAGAGAACATATGGCTAACGGACGCATCGACATCGCGGCTGAACTCCTTAGACTGTTTAGAGACCGTTTCGTCAGTGCACCTGAACTGAACTTCCTGACCGAACTATGGTACTTCAACAAAATGTACCGCGAAGTCATCGATATCATCGAGGAATCAATCAACGGACTATCCGAGTTAAGAATGCCGACTCCAGGGCTGACATTCCCCTACCTCATGAGCCTCATAAGGATAGGAGAGACAGACAAGGCCATATCGGAAGCCCGCACCCATCTCAAGGATATGGACACTCTCATGCAGATGCCTCGTCCTAACCGACCCGACAGCATACTTCGCAACGACATGTCACCTTCAGGTGCTGCCTGTCTCGACATAGGCTACGCCGCTATGCTTCGAAACATCATCAACGCCATCTCTGCCAACCCTCAGCTGCCTGCCGATTCATTCGACCCGATGCTGTTCTGA
- a CDS encoding glutamine--tRNA ligase/YqeY domain fusion protein: MDSNENIMPEAKGLNFVEEIVNNDLKDGKNGGRLNTRFPPEPNGYLHIGHAKAICMDFGIAEKFGGTCNLRFDDTNPVKEDVEYVDSIREDIKWLGFDWGDREYYASDYFPQLFELAVRLIKEGKAYVDDQTSEQIASQKGTPTQPGTESPYRSRSVEENLDLFMRMNAGEFEEGSRVLRAKIDMANSNMHFRDPIMYRIIKTPHHRTGTTWKVYPMYDFAHGQSDYFEGVTHSICTLEFVPHRPLYEYFVKELADETYCPRQIEFNRLNLTYTVMSKRKLLQLVKEGLVAGWDDPRMPTISGLRRRGFTPRSIRNFIDAIGYTKYEALNSISLLEHAVRDDLNKISTRGMAVINPVKVVITNYPEGQTEMVEMENNPEDTESGVHQMPFSREIYIERDDFMENPPKKFFRLAPDGEVRLKGAYIVKCTGVKKDADGNIEEIYCTYDPDTRSGLPGASRKVKGTLHWVSAPTAVNATARIYDRLFCVENPAAETERDFREMLNPDSLKVAEGIKVEPYLAEISSPGVPLQFQRIGYFTLDKDSTPGNLIFNRTIALKDSWEKINK, from the coding sequence ATGGATAGTAACGAAAATATCATGCCGGAGGCCAAGGGCCTCAATTTCGTAGAAGAGATCGTGAACAACGACCTCAAGGATGGCAAGAACGGAGGACGCCTCAACACTCGTTTCCCACCAGAGCCTAACGGCTATCTCCATATCGGACACGCCAAAGCCATATGTATGGACTTCGGCATTGCTGAGAAGTTCGGAGGCACATGCAACCTGCGTTTCGATGACACCAACCCCGTCAAAGAGGATGTCGAGTATGTCGACTCCATACGCGAAGACATAAAATGGCTCGGTTTCGACTGGGGAGACAGAGAATATTATGCTTCCGACTATTTTCCGCAGCTTTTTGAGCTTGCAGTGCGCCTCATAAAAGAGGGCAAGGCATATGTCGATGATCAGACATCCGAGCAGATCGCATCACAGAAGGGCACCCCGACACAACCCGGCACAGAGAGCCCTTACCGCAGCCGCAGCGTCGAGGAGAATCTGGACCTGTTCATGCGCATGAATGCAGGTGAATTCGAGGAAGGATCAAGAGTGCTCCGCGCCAAGATCGATATGGCTAACTCCAATATGCATTTCCGTGATCCGATTATGTATCGCATCATAAAGACCCCTCATCACCGCACAGGCACCACATGGAAAGTATACCCCATGTACGACTTCGCCCATGGCCAAAGCGATTATTTTGAAGGAGTCACCCACTCGATATGCACACTTGAATTTGTGCCTCACCGCCCCCTCTATGAATATTTCGTAAAGGAGCTCGCCGATGAGACTTATTGCCCCCGACAGATTGAGTTCAATCGTCTCAACCTCACATACACAGTAATGTCGAAACGCAAGCTCCTCCAACTTGTCAAAGAAGGACTCGTGGCAGGATGGGACGACCCTCGTATGCCGACCATATCCGGGCTTCGCCGTCGAGGTTTCACACCTCGTTCGATACGTAATTTCATTGATGCCATAGGGTATACAAAATACGAAGCACTCAACTCGATCTCCCTGCTTGAACATGCCGTGCGTGACGACCTAAACAAAATTTCGACCAGAGGAATGGCTGTCATCAACCCTGTAAAGGTGGTGATCACAAACTACCCCGAAGGACAGACCGAAATGGTAGAGATGGAGAACAATCCCGAAGACACTGAATCAGGTGTGCATCAGATGCCATTCTCGCGTGAGATATACATTGAGCGTGACGACTTCATGGAGAATCCCCCCAAGAAATTCTTCCGACTCGCCCCCGATGGAGAGGTACGTCTCAAAGGCGCGTACATAGTGAAGTGCACAGGTGTCAAGAAAGATGCTGACGGAAACATCGAAGAGATCTACTGCACCTACGACCCCGACACACGTAGCGGCCTGCCCGGAGCATCCCGAAAAGTCAAAGGCACATTGCATTGGGTTTCAGCACCGACAGCCGTCAATGCCACAGCAAGAATATACGACCGCCTGTTCTGCGTAGAGAATCCTGCCGCCGAGACAGAGCGCGACTTCCGTGAAATGCTCAACCCCGACTCCCTAAAAGTGGCGGAAGGAATCAAGGTGGAGCCATATCTTGCTGAAATATCCAGTCCCGGTGTGCCTCTACAGTTCCAGCGTATAGGATATTTCACTCTCGACAAGGATTCTACCCCCGGCAATCTCATCTTCAACCGCACGATAGCCCTCAAGGACTCCTGGGAGAAGATCAATAAATAA
- a CDS encoding L-rhamnose mutarotase translates to MDRNGYPVRQYSQPVKRYCQTMDITDDDKLISAYRECHSRSKAWREILDGIREVGILEMEMYILGNKVFMIVETPLDFQWDEAMAKLATLPRQAEWEKYVSMFQGCDPDATSDQKWQLMERMFYLYD, encoded by the coding sequence ATGGACCGGAACGGCTATCCTGTAAGGCAGTACTCACAGCCGGTGAAGCGTTATTGCCAGACTATGGACATCACTGACGATGATAAGCTGATCTCGGCTTATCGTGAATGTCACAGTCGTTCAAAGGCATGGCGCGAGATTCTTGACGGCATACGTGAAGTCGGGATTCTTGAAATGGAAATGTATATACTTGGCAACAAGGTTTTTATGATAGTTGAAACTCCTCTTGATTTTCAGTGGGATGAGGCAATGGCAAAACTTGCCACTCTTCCGCGCCAAGCTGAGTGGGAAAAGTATGTATCAATGTTTCAGGGTTGCGATCCTGATGCCACATCCGATCAGAAATGGCAACTGATGGAACGTATGTTCTATCTCTACGACTAA
- a CDS encoding valine--tRNA ligase, producing the protein MEEIASKYDPRAVEDRWYAYWMEHRLFHSEPDAREPFTIVIPPPNVTGILHMGHMLNNTIQDILVRRARLMGKNALWVPGTDHAAIATEAKVVNKLAQEGIRKSDLTREEFLKHAWEWKEKHGGIILEQLKKLGASCDWERTAFTMDEIRSKSVIHVFVDLYRKGLIYRGKRMVNWDPKAKTALSDIEVVYKEEHSKLYYLRYKIVGEEGYAIVATTRPETIMGDTAMCINPDDPKNQHLRGKRVIVPLVNREIPVIEDTYVDINFGTGCLKVTPAHDMNDNMLGEKHGLETIDIFNDDATISEAAGMYVGMDRFACREQIAQDLQAAGLIEKIEEYENKVGYSERNQDTVTEPRLSDQWFLKMQHLADPALASVEDGVIKFVPEKFKTTYRRWLTDIRDWCISRQLWWGHRVPAYYLPDGSFIVAETAEEALKLAQEQTPGLTAADLHQDEDCLDTWFSSWLWPISLFNGILDPDNEEIKYYYPTSDLVTGPDIIFFWVARMIMAGYEYMGKQPFNNVYFTGIVRDEIGRKMSKQLGNSPDPLELIADYGADGVRMGIMLSAPAGNDIFFDKKLCENGRNFCNKVWNAFRLVKGWEIDDNIAQPSSSDTAIKWFESMLSKSIAEINDLFDKFRISEALMSVYRLFRDEFSSWYLEMVKPEYQKPIDRATYNATIGFFDSLLRMLHPFMPFITEELWQHIGNRAEGESIMYASMPAAGETDNELLAAIERAKEIVNGVRGVRAQRNIPNRELLTLLAINENIELADVISKLALLDKVGSTAEKDPAAASFLVGTTEFNIPLLNNIDVEAEKAKIAKEIEYYEGFKKSVEKKLSNERFVSNAPAAVVEGERKKLADADTKLATLRTTLAALS; encoded by the coding sequence ATGGAAGAAATTGCCTCAAAATACGATCCTCGTGCCGTTGAGGACCGCTGGTATGCCTACTGGATGGAACATCGTCTGTTTCACTCCGAGCCTGACGCTCGCGAACCGTTCACAATAGTGATACCCCCACCCAACGTCACCGGTATCCTTCACATGGGGCATATGCTCAACAACACTATACAGGACATCCTTGTGCGCCGGGCTCGCCTCATGGGCAAAAACGCACTGTGGGTGCCAGGCACTGACCACGCCGCCATCGCGACAGAAGCCAAAGTGGTAAACAAACTCGCACAGGAAGGCATCAGAAAAAGCGACCTGACTCGTGAAGAGTTCCTGAAGCACGCATGGGAGTGGAAAGAGAAGCACGGCGGCATTATCCTCGAACAGCTCAAGAAACTCGGCGCATCGTGCGACTGGGAACGCACTGCGTTCACAATGGATGAAATACGTTCTAAAAGCGTCATCCATGTGTTCGTTGATCTTTACCGCAAAGGGCTAATATATCGCGGAAAACGTATGGTCAACTGGGACCCTAAGGCCAAGACAGCACTATCCGACATAGAGGTAGTGTACAAGGAGGAGCATTCCAAACTCTACTATCTCCGTTACAAGATCGTTGGAGAAGAAGGGTATGCAATCGTTGCAACAACACGCCCCGAAACCATCATGGGCGACACTGCAATGTGTATCAATCCTGATGACCCGAAGAACCAGCATCTCAGAGGGAAACGCGTGATAGTTCCACTCGTGAACCGTGAGATCCCGGTCATCGAGGACACTTATGTTGACATCAATTTCGGTACCGGATGCCTCAAAGTAACACCGGCACATGATATGAACGACAATATGCTCGGTGAGAAGCATGGACTTGAAACCATCGACATATTCAACGATGATGCCACAATAAGCGAAGCAGCCGGCATGTATGTCGGCATGGACCGCTTCGCCTGCCGTGAGCAGATTGCACAAGACTTGCAGGCTGCCGGTCTCATCGAGAAGATTGAGGAATACGAAAACAAGGTTGGATACTCCGAGCGCAACCAGGACACTGTTACCGAACCGCGCCTGAGCGACCAGTGGTTCCTAAAGATGCAGCACCTTGCAGATCCGGCACTCGCATCAGTCGAGGATGGTGTGATAAAATTTGTCCCGGAGAAATTCAAGACAACATACCGCCGCTGGCTAACCGACATACGCGACTGGTGTATCTCTCGTCAGCTGTGGTGGGGTCACCGTGTCCCGGCCTATTATCTGCCTGACGGATCGTTCATAGTGGCTGAGACCGCGGAAGAAGCATTGAAGCTTGCACAGGAACAGACTCCAGGCCTGACTGCCGCAGATCTGCATCAGGACGAGGATTGTCTCGACACATGGTTCTCTTCATGGCTTTGGCCTATCTCTCTCTTCAACGGCATCCTCGATCCTGACAATGAAGAGATAAAGTATTACTATCCCACTTCCGACCTCGTGACCGGACCGGACATTATATTCTTCTGGGTGGCACGAATGATAATGGCAGGATACGAATACATGGGCAAACAGCCTTTCAACAATGTGTACTTCACTGGTATCGTTCGTGATGAGATAGGACGTAAGATGTCAAAACAGCTCGGCAACTCCCCTGACCCACTGGAACTAATAGCCGACTACGGAGCTGACGGCGTACGTATGGGAATCATGCTGTCCGCACCCGCAGGAAACGATATATTCTTTGATAAGAAACTCTGTGAGAACGGACGTAACTTCTGCAACAAGGTATGGAACGCTTTCCGCCTTGTGAAAGGTTGGGAGATCGACGACAATATAGCACAGCCGTCAAGTTCGGATACAGCCATCAAGTGGTTCGAGAGTATGCTAAGCAAATCCATAGCCGAAATCAACGACCTGTTTGACAAATTCCGCATCTCCGAAGCCCTGATGAGCGTCTATCGCCTGTTCCGCGACGAATTCTCTTCCTGGTATCTCGAAATGGTGAAACCTGAATACCAGAAGCCTATTGACCGCGCCACATATAACGCCACTATCGGATTCTTCGACTCGTTACTGCGCATGCTTCACCCATTCATGCCATTCATTACAGAGGAATTGTGGCAACACATCGGTAACCGTGCCGAAGGTGAGTCAATAATGTATGCATCAATGCCGGCAGCAGGTGAAACCGACAATGAATTGCTCGCAGCCATAGAGAGAGCAAAAGAGATAGTCAACGGTGTGCGTGGAGTGCGTGCACAGCGCAACATACCTAACCGAGAGCTCCTTACCCTACTCGCTATCAATGAAAACATTGAACTGGCTGATGTGATAAGCAAACTCGCTCTTCTCGACAAGGTCGGTTCGACAGCTGAAAAGGATCCGGCTGCGGCATCATTCCTCGTAGGCACAACCGAATTCAATATCCCACTGCTCAATAACATTGACGTGGAAGCAGAGAAGGCTAAAATAGCCAAGGAAATTGAATACTACGAAGGATTCAAAAAATCAGTTGAGAAAAAGCTCTCTAACGAACGCTTTGTATCCAATGCCCCTGCTGCCGTTGTAGAAGGTGAGCGCAAGAAACTTGCGGATGCCGACACCAAGCTCGCCACACTCCGCACAACCCTTGCAGCACTATCGTAA
- a CDS encoding phosphatidylglycerophosphatase A, with protein sequence MSDNNYRKLGVAPRFHEILSTGFYTGLLPGAPGTYAAFTALIIWYVLYLLLSPLALTLSTIALIVVTTVTGAWTSSVMERYWGPDPRAVVIDEYVGCWIPLLVAPCGEYTWLFALLGFGLFRLIDITKPLGCRKIEELCPGGCGVMMDDVLAGTYALIIVYILKLIIF encoded by the coding sequence ATGAGCGACAACAATTATAGGAAACTTGGGGTCGCACCCCGCTTTCACGAGATTCTATCTACAGGCTTCTATACAGGGCTTCTTCCAGGAGCCCCCGGCACCTATGCAGCATTCACCGCATTGATAATATGGTATGTGCTGTACCTGCTGCTTTCACCTCTTGCACTCACACTCTCCACGATAGCACTGATAGTAGTTACCACTGTCACAGGCGCATGGACATCTTCAGTGATGGAACGATACTGGGGTCCCGATCCTCGTGCAGTAGTAATCGACGAATACGTGGGCTGCTGGATACCATTGCTTGTAGCTCCATGCGGAGAATACACGTGGTTATTTGCGCTGCTCGGCTTCGGTCTGTTCCGGCTCATAGACATAACCAAGCCATTAGGCTGCCGAAAAATAGAAGAATTATGCCCCGGTGGATGTGGAGTAATGATGGATGATGTTCTCGCCGGAACTTATGCACTCATCATCGTATATATACTCAAACTGATAATATTTTAA
- a CDS encoding RNA polymerase sigma factor, with product MTREQFISHVETTQKAFRRFLVALCCGDTALADNVAQESYIKAYLSCDSFSNLEKFNAWIFKIGYNTFINHKRSERLTVGIEDAKEITAHDSADSSFAYQDLYEALNRIPAKERTSVLLFYMQGYSIKEIAEIQETSQDAVKQHISRGRNHLRGLLSTN from the coding sequence ATGACTCGCGAGCAATTCATATCCCATGTAGAGACCACACAGAAAGCGTTCCGACGCTTTCTTGTGGCTCTATGCTGCGGTGATACCGCGCTCGCGGATAATGTTGCGCAGGAGTCTTACATCAAGGCTTACCTTTCCTGCGATTCGTTTTCAAATCTTGAAAAGTTCAACGCCTGGATTTTCAAAATCGGCTACAACACGTTTATCAATCATAAGCGAAGTGAAAGACTAACTGTCGGAATTGAGGACGCAAAAGAAATCACCGCGCATGATAGTGCCGATTCATCTTTTGCCTATCAAGACCTCTACGAGGCTTTGAACAGAATCCCTGCAAAAGAACGAACATCTGTTCTTCTTTTCTATATGCAGGGCTATTCAATCAAAGAGATTGCCGAAATTCAGGAAACATCACAAGACGCAGTGAAACAACATATTTCGCGAGGCCGCAACCATTTGCGCGGTTTGTTATCCACCAATTAA
- a CDS encoding zinc-binding alcohol dehydrogenase family protein, translated as MLSIQISSPGKVELVEQEKPILLSDQVLIRIHYVGFCGSDLNTYLGRNPLAISPVIPGHEIGGTVEAVGKDVPAGLFAEGMSVTVNPYTACGKCSSCRKGRPNACEHNQTLGVQRNGAMSDYIAVPWGKVIPAPGISPRDCALIEPMSVGFHAVDRGAVSDIDTVMVIGCGMIGLGAVVRASMRGATVIAVDLDEEKLDLAKRLGAAHALNSKSANFHEELMALTGGCGPDVVVEAVGSPVTYVLAVDEVAFAGRVVCIGYAKSDVSFHTKLFVQKELDIRGSRNAMPSDFNAVIRYLSRGNCPMEELISRIIKPEEVSETLQYWSENPGKVFRILAKFD; from the coding sequence ATGTTATCTATTCAGATTTCCTCTCCAGGTAAAGTTGAATTGGTGGAACAGGAGAAGCCTATACTTCTTTCTGATCAGGTGCTTATAAGGATACATTATGTCGGGTTCTGCGGATCGGACTTGAACACTTATCTCGGTCGTAATCCGTTGGCTATCTCGCCGGTGATTCCCGGTCATGAGATAGGAGGTACGGTTGAGGCCGTTGGTAAGGATGTCCCTGCTGGACTTTTCGCAGAGGGCATGAGTGTCACGGTCAACCCTTACACCGCATGCGGCAAATGTTCATCATGCCGTAAGGGCCGCCCGAATGCTTGTGAGCATAATCAGACACTTGGTGTGCAGCGTAACGGTGCGATGAGCGACTATATCGCTGTGCCTTGGGGCAAAGTGATTCCGGCTCCCGGCATTTCTCCGCGCGACTGTGCTCTTATAGAGCCGATGAGTGTTGGGTTTCATGCTGTAGACCGTGGTGCAGTAAGCGATATTGATACTGTCATGGTGATCGGTTGCGGAATGATCGGCCTTGGTGCGGTGGTTAGAGCCTCAATGAGAGGAGCTACAGTCATAGCCGTCGACCTTGATGAAGAAAAGCTTGACCTTGCAAAAAGACTTGGGGCTGCGCATGCTCTGAACTCAAAGTCTGCCAATTTCCATGAGGAGCTTATGGCTCTTACCGGAGGATGTGGCCCTGACGTAGTGGTAGAGGCTGTGGGCTCTCCTGTCACTTATGTCCTTGCGGTAGATGAGGTCGCTTTTGCCGGACGTGTGGTGTGCATTGGATATGCCAAATCGGATGTTTCTTTCCACACCAAACTGTTTGTGCAGAAGGAGCTTGATATCCGTGGCTCACGTAACGCCATGCCATCCGATTTCAATGCCGTGATACGTTATCTTTCGCGTGGTAACTGTCCTATGGAAGAACTTATCAGCCGTATAATCAAGCCTGAAGAGGTGTCGGAAACCCTTCAGTATTGGTCGGAAAATCCAGGCAAGGTATTTCGTATTCTTGCAAAATTCGACTGA
- a CDS encoding aldo/keto reductase, producing the protein MEYREIGKTGLKVSRLSYGASSLGSVFHETDDRVAIKAVHTAVERGMNFIDVSPYYGHYKAETVLGKALKDLDRSDYYLSTKVGRYGKDGVNTWDYSAKRAKDSVYESMERLGIDYIDIINVHDVEFADLSQVVEETLPTLVELRDKGVVGHVGVTDLQLENLKWVIEHAAPGSVESVLSFCHYALNDDKLVDFLDFFEENGVGVINASPLSMGLLSQRGVPAWHPAPKPLVEACRKAVQHCAAKGYPIEKLAMQYSVANPRIATTLFSSANPDNVARNIDFISEPVDMQLVEEVREIIGDQKRVSWANS; encoded by the coding sequence ATGGAATACAGAGAGATAGGCAAGACGGGGCTGAAGGTGTCCCGGCTTAGCTATGGTGCATCGTCACTTGGAAGTGTGTTTCACGAGACTGACGACCGCGTGGCTATAAAGGCGGTACACACTGCTGTTGAGAGAGGTATGAATTTCATTGATGTATCACCGTATTACGGACATTACAAGGCGGAGACGGTACTTGGGAAGGCTCTTAAGGATCTGGACAGGTCAGATTACTATCTGTCGACAAAGGTGGGGCGTTATGGCAAGGATGGTGTCAATACGTGGGATTATTCCGCCAAACGTGCCAAGGATAGTGTGTATGAGAGCATGGAGCGTCTTGGCATTGATTATATAGATATAATAAATGTTCACGATGTGGAGTTTGCCGATCTCAGCCAGGTGGTTGAAGAGACTCTGCCAACTCTTGTAGAGCTTAGGGACAAGGGTGTTGTAGGGCATGTTGGAGTGACCGATCTGCAGCTTGAGAACCTTAAGTGGGTCATAGAGCATGCAGCTCCCGGATCGGTGGAGAGTGTGTTGAGTTTCTGTCACTATGCTCTTAATGACGATAAGTTGGTTGATTTCCTCGATTTCTTTGAGGAGAATGGGGTAGGAGTGATAAATGCTTCTCCTCTGTCAATGGGGCTGTTGTCACAGCGAGGCGTGCCGGCATGGCATCCTGCACCTAAACCGTTGGTGGAGGCTTGCCGCAAGGCGGTGCAGCATTGCGCGGCGAAGGGTTATCCGATTGAAAAGCTTGCCATGCAGTACTCTGTTGCCAATCCGAGGATTGCAACCACTCTGTTCAGCTCTGCCAATCCTGACAATGTGGCAAGAAATATTGATTTCATCAGTGAGCCGGTGGATATGCAGCTCGTAGAGGAGGTGCGTGAGATTATCGGCGATCAGAAACGTGTAAGCTGGGCTAATTCGTGA